cctgaaggtgtgtgtgtgtgtgtgtgtgtctgagtgtgtgtgtgtgtgtgtgtgtgtgtgtctctctctctctctctctctctctctctctctcaattcaatttcaatttaggtgagctttattggcatgacaaaaactgtacatttgtattgccaaagcagtggcagctgggctgcttacaaatagtgcacatatgtatttacagaaagaaaaagaataatagtaataataaaatatataaaaagtattaaccatgtagtgcaaagtgaattagtgtatgtgaatgtataagttagaaataaaataaaatagaatatggtaTTAGATTTACAGAGGCAAAATATACATCTAAGTAATACAACACAGTAATATGGCGTAACATAATCTACATGTGCTGGAAACATCAGGTCAGGGCAGGTTGAGTGTTTTCTCTAACATCATGACAGGCAGACACATACTGAGCAGCAAATACACAGCAGTTCTTGTGTTCTCCTAACAGATACGGCAGTTTCTCCTGGTTCGgaagagttttaaatgtctgatggatctgctgtattTGATCATAGAACCCTGTCCGTATGTCCGTGTATTTGGAGCATTCTGTTAAGAAGTGCAGTTCTGTTTCCATCTGATTcagatcacagtgtgaacacagtctctgctccgctggcagccatgtttttctgtgtctgcccGTCTCTATCTTCAGCTTGTGTCCGCTGAGTCTGTATCTGGTCAGTGTGCTTCTCAGTTTCTGATCTGACACTGTGTACAGATACTCTGCCATACTGTACTCTCTCTTTAGAGTCAGATAGCATCGCATTttactctgttgttctgtttgggtttgccagtgagtgatgtaattgtgtttgatttgtgcagtaatctgattgattctgatgtgattcagagcatcagTAGATGTTAGTGAAGCATCAGTACTGAAGCTCTGGATCAGCTGAGGGAGGGGACTGCTTTCTTTGCTCATCTCTTGGTATTGAAGGGCTTTATAATGATATGATTGGGGGTCACTGAGTTTCAGATGTTTCCagaatttaattgcccttttttgtatctttacgattagaggatatttgcctaattctgccctgcatgcgtTATTTGTTGTGTGCCGGTGcacgtgtaatatatttttacacagttcTGCATGCAGGGTCTCAATTGGATGTTTTTCCCATTTGGTGAAATCTTGATTTGGATTGGTCAGTGGACCCCACACCTCACTGCCATAGAGTGCAATGGGCTCAACTACTGATTCTAATATTTTCAGCCAAATTCTAATAGGGATTTCTATAGGACATTGCCGTTTTATGGCATAGAAGGCCCTGCGTGCTTTATCTCTCAGTTCATTCACAGCATGATTAAAGTTTCCTGTGGATGTGATTTTCAGACCCAGGTAGTtgtagtgtgatgtgtgtgttatcgggttAGTGCctagtgtaaatgtgtgttgtgttccctgggatctgGATCTTTTCTGGAAGATCATGATTTTGGTTTTCTTCAGGTTGACTGTCAGGGCCCAGGTCTGGCAGTATTGTTCTAGCAGGTCCAGGTTCTGCTGTAGACCTTGTTGAGTGGGAGACAGCAGAACCAGATCGTCTGCATACAGCAGGCATTTGATCTGTGAGTTGTGTAGTGTGAGGCCAGGGGCTGCGGATCGCTCCAGACTGCTTGCCAgttcattgatgtaaatgttaaataatgttgggCTTAAGCAGCAGCCCTGTCTCACACCACGCTCTTGGGAAAGATACCTCGTACGTTGGGTGCCGATTTTTACGccacatttactttcagtgtacaTTGATTTGATAAGGTCATAGGTTTTACCTCCTATGCCGCTTTCGATAAGTTTGTAAAACAGTCCTTGGTGCCAAATTGagtcaaaagcttttttaaagtcaataaagcatgcatatattttacctttttcttggttgacatgtttttcaattagagtatgtaatgtatagatgtggtcagatgtgcggtaatttggtaaaaatccaatttgactctctctctctctctctctctctctctctgtgtgtgtgtgtgtgtgtgtgtgtgtgtgtttctgagtgtgtgtgtgtgtctctgagtgtgtgtgtctgtgtgtgtttctgagtgtgtgtgtgtgtgtgtgtgtttctgagtgtgtgtgtttgtttctgagtgtgtttctgagtgtgtgtgtgtgtgtgtttctgagtgtgtttctctgtgtgtctgtgtgtgtctctgtgtgtgtgtgtgtgtgtctctgtgtatgtgtgtctctctgtgtgtgtgtgtgtgtgtttgtgtgtgtgtgtgtgtgtgtctctgtgtttctgtgtgtgtgtgtgtgtgtgtgtgagagcgcgcgcgtgtgtgtctctgtgtgtgtgtgtgtgtgtgtctctgtgtatgtgtgtctctctgtgtgtgtgtgtgtgtgtttgtgtgtgtgtgtgtgtgtgtgtctctgtgtatgtgtgtctctctctgtgtgtgtgtgtgtgtgtgtttgtgtgtgtgtgtgtgtctctgtgtgtgtgtgtgtgtgtctctgtgtatgtgtgtctctctgtgtgtgtgtgtgtctctgtgtttctgtgtgtgtgtgtgtgtgtgtgtgtgtgagagcgcgcgtgtgtgtgtgtgtgtgtttgtgtctctgtgagtgtgtgtgtgtgtgtgtgtgtgtgtgatgctgatgCTCTGTGTTCTTCAGGGGGAGCGCTCCTtcagtgaggaggaggaggagaagctgCAGAGTGCTTTATCTCTGGAGAAACACACTCTTCATCTGCTGGTGGAAACCCTGTCCTTCATCCTCGAGCAGGTCTTCACTCACCTTCACCTTTACCTGCTGCggtccaccacacacacacacacacacacacacacacacacacacatgctcacagacacacacacagagacacacagagagacacacacacacacgcacacacatgctcacagacacacacacacacatgctcacagacacacacacacacacacgcacacacatgctcacagacacacacacatgctcacagacacgcacacacatgctcacagacacacacacatgctcacagacacacacacacatgctcacagacacacacacacacacacacatgcacacacgcatgctcacagacacacacacacacacacacacacatgctcacagacacacacacacacacacacacacacagagacacacacactcagacacacacgcacacacgcatgctcacagacacacacacacacgctcacagacacacacgcgcacacacacacacacacacgcacacacacacatgcacacacacatgctcacagacacacacacatgctcacagacacacacacacacacacacacacacacacatgctcacagacacacacagaaaactGCCCAAACACTAATGTAGTGTAGTTCCATATCcctaaataaaatatactgtCATTGATAAGTatgattacaaatataaaaactattaGAAATGGggaaaaaacatgtatttaaaacatttattataaaaacatacaaacatccATGTTTTTCTACACAAGTTGTTTTAATAAAGTTgcatatataaatcaaatatatattgttGACATGTATATATGGTTGCTACATATAAAATCATCGTAAGAATATTAACAACATAAGTGCATATGCAGATTTTACTGAGTGGATTGGATTTATCTGTTACAAAGTAATATCAGATGtgtcatatattacatttctgaagaatcactgGAAACATGCTCGAAttaatgaaacacacacatatatgaaatTATCTTCATATTTTGAGCCCCCCTCCAAAACAACAGAGTACATAATTAGATATAATAAAGGTTCCTAAAAGAGAATAAAGATGGAATCGAAATCTGTTAAATCAGACAGTCTTCTGCAGAAAAGAAGGAGAGAAACAGAATAAAGTGATGAGACCAGGAAGAATAAACCCTTCTTCTGTTGAAGCGTCTTCAAATGAGATTCATTTAGTTAGAGTGAGTTATATTTCTGGTACGTTAGTGTTGAGTGTGAGCGGATGAGAAGATGTGGAGAGCTTCTGTAACGTGTTCTGCTGTCGCAGGCCGTGTATCACAACATCAAACCAGCGTCTCTCAGACAGCAGCTGGAGAACATCTGTGTGGAGGCGGACAGAGCCGAGGTGTTCGCTCACGTCTGGGCTTCAGCTGCTCCCGATGTGCTGGACAAGATCCGACTCGGGATATTTGCCCCGAAGAAGGTGAGTTCATGCTCCGCTCTGACCCTAAACCAGGAGACCAGATCCTTCCTTCATCTCACGTTTCCCAAAGAAGCTTGAATAATCAGGGAATAGTTTCCTAGAAGAAACATTTAAAGAAGCTGATGTAATGTAAACGTTAATGGTTCTTCATGTGAACAAATGACTCCCGAACCGATTCCTTTTAATGAATCAGTCAATATGAATCTTCAAGGAACCAGCAGAAGCCAGGAAAGGATCTTTCTTATCAAGAGTGTGTCAGGTCCATGAATGTGTGACGCTGTCATGTGTTCAGCCTCAGATCTGAGCTCATGATGTAGCAGGTGTAGTGTGTTCTGTGTGACGGAACCGTGGTTCTCCTGGTTCTTCTAGCTGGATCACGTGGGCTGGCAGCTCTGTCTGCAGATGGCCTCGTCGTCTCGAAGCAGACTGAAGGAGCCACACGCCGTCCTGGATCTGGGACTCCGCACGGAGGACGACGCAGAGGTAAacacagaggtcagaggtcagaacaCAGTCAGGACAGAAGTGTTCAGTGTGAACAGAGCGATGAGTGCAGCTGCAGTTCCTCCGGTGCACAGAGGGGGGCGCTGTGACTGCACAAAcagagcggtgtgtgtgtgtgtgtgtgtgtgtgtgtgtgtgtgtgtgtgtgaactcatTTACTAGTCATGATAATATCAAATCAAATGTTATTTGTAACGCACAATAAAAGACAGCAGTCGATCATTGAACCAGACGACAAAGATGACAAACACTGTGTTCGTCCGGCTCTGCTCCAGACTcaggctgatgatgatgatgatgatgaaggcttGTATTAATGCAGTGAGGTTTTGAAGTGAGAATGATCTGCGTCTGAACAGACCGAGGCTCGTTCTCTCCTGAATCTGATCTTTCTTCTCAAAGCAGCAGGAGTTTCTCCTTCGTGTGTGTCTTCTCTCAGGATGGAGCGGAAACTCTCTGTTGAATCCTGGTCTCTGTCGGCCGCAGATAAAGACCGTGATTAAACATCATCTCGTCTAGCTGCGGGGCTCATTTCCTGTCATTCACACTGAAACCCCAGTCACGTGAAGGTTTTCTGGGATGTTAGCGTTAACATAATTAAACCTGTGTTTAGCTGTTCTGCACTGATGACTCAGAGCTGTTCATATCCTTCATATTCTGTGccagaaattaacttttccattaaGGGACGATGCTTTTCTGCTTAAATTGATTGACCTTCATAAGAGCCATGATGTCTGACCCGATCAGATCTATGCTTCATCTTTTATCCCTGTGTTCAGCAGCAGGTGTGTTTGTCTGGACCGCTTGTATCTTTAGAGCTGAAGAATCGGCACTGATCACATTCACACTATCATCTCTGGAGTCTCTCTGAAGCTGTGAATGATGCTTCATCCTCCTCTAATCTCAAGCGTTCATCACTGAAGATCTTCTGGCTTCACCTTCTCGTCTGCGGTGATGCTCCTGATATCCGTCTCCAGTCTATCCCGGAGTTAACACACGTCTCCAGATGTGAAACTGAAGTGAGTAAATGAGAAGCTGTGATGCGGTCAGGCTGAAagaagatctgtgtgtgttttcatgagaTGACCCACAATGCATCTGGGCTGGGAATGATTTGTGTCTTTCAGAAGAAGATTAGAGTTTGAAAGGAAGCTGATTTCAATCATCATTGTGGTTTTTCACACTTTTAATCAGCGTTTTCATTGCTTTTTGTGAGTTTATTTAAAAGTCAGGcctattatagttaactaaaaccatttgTGTTTCCTGAAATAAAATCAAgcttaagtgaaataaaatacacaacTTATTTCAGTTGGTTTCCCTTGCTACATTTCTCaacttaatttagttttattattaattttaattattagacctttttattatttaatgtaattaagaagttaataaaCTTAAGGAAAAAAAacgtactgaaataaaaattaaaaaccacagacatatttaaagaaaattgcaaaataattcAGGATATTAAAGATATATGTTCTGCTCATCTGCTTCATCACACGAGATCCTCAACAGAGCAATGAGACGTGTTCCCCTCGACAGCGGCGTGATCCGGGACAGTCACGTCAACCTGACGCTCTGGGCTCATATCTAACCAAAACAGAGGATGTGGGTTATTCTAATACAGGAAGTGTGGTCTGTCCGGCTCGCCGCATCTTTACCAAACAAATGAGAGCGAGACGAGAGCGTTTCCCTCAACACCTGCCGCACCTGATGCAGAACTCTCCAGAACGGATCGATTCTGACACGTGAGCAGTCGCCTCCGTAAACATAGAAACCTGAAACTCTTCTGTATCGACCACATCCATGCAATCTTTCCTTTAAACTACAGTTTCTTTAGATGATTAACATGATCTTTGGGGATACTTCGGTCTAATTCACATGCATTTGTTCTGAACCTTTTCGTAACGTTACTGAGTTTGGAATATACTAAATTCACAGAACACAGAATGTAAGAGCTTCCCCTTTACAACCTTTCATTGTGTTCAGAACACTTGTGACGGTCTCTGAACCTGtgacctgtgacctctgacctctgactaCATCAGCGATCTACTGATCTCCAGCGTTTGATGCACACGTGAGGAGGCTTACAAACCTCAGTGCCATCAGCTGTAAAGCTCTGTTCTTGGAAGCTAAATGAGATTAGATTTTTAAGAGTTTATGTATTCAtatatgttagtgtgtgtgtgtgtgtgtgtgtgtgtgtgtgtgtgtgtgtgtttttgtatcatatcaggacacatctctgtataatgacatgggtatgacacaggtattacaaggagagggagacttatgaggacataacccatgtccccatttttcaaaacacttataaatcatacagaatgagtttttttgagaaagtaaaaatgcacaaagtttcctgtgagggttagggttaggtgtagggttggtgaagggacatagaatatacagtttctacagaataaaaaccattacacctatgggatgaacacactttacacaaaaacaaacgtgtgtgtgtgtgtgtgtgtgtgtgtgtgtgtgtgtgtgtgtgagtgttttatgTGTTGTTTATGTGTCTAAATGCTGCAACCAAATTGCAATCGGCTCATTCTATTTCAAAGGTCTTTGGCTAAAAGGTTTGAAAATGTGTGCCATTGAGATCCCAGTCTCTGGAAATGAAGCAGACATGGCCTTAAAAATTGAGATCTAAAGAAAATTTAGTTGAGAACCAAAATCTAAAgggatattaagaaatatttaatacGTCTTGAGATACAGGGATGCAAACTTAGTGgggaaaacaattaaaaaatgcttgTTCCCATTTTTGTAATAGTCACCGTTGGTAAATAATGAGACCCAGATCACTAAACTCAACAGGTTTGTAGAAGagctgtgtctctgtgtgaagaTGTCTCCGAATCTCAAGTGAAAACTTGCCTTTCTAACCCTTCTCCacaaaatagtggattactcCGTAAATATTCATCCGTGACATTTCATATTTTGGCTTTCATCtccatttgtgtttgtttcttcaaactAAATCAGAAATTGTGTCTGGAATGTGTTTGTGACGGGAATGACACAGTAACTGAAGTGAGATCCGCCGTTTGTCTGAGCATTTCTAAGAGCTGGAGCTCAAACACTGCTGAGGATTTCCAGACACACCGCTGCTTTCAGCCGTTTCTGATCCGGGAGAGTCATGTTCTGCAGCTTCAGCTCTGTTTGTGAGGTTTACCGTCTTTAACCGGAGTTTAACCGGAGTTTAACCGGAGTCTGTGATGGAGACGCAGCTGGTGTTTGTGTGAAGTGCTTTTCTCTGTCCATCTCTGAATCAGCAGCCATCAATGtttcatttcacttttatttgctctgagtgtgtgtgtgtgtgtgtgtgtgtgtcgtcacAGTCAGCGATCGTCCCCAGAGCTGTGATTTCTACCGTCAGGTCTGGAAACACGCAGGAGCCGTTAGCGTTAGCCTAGATACGTCAAAACACTTACTGAACCTGAGGCTGGAATTAACCCTTGATTCCTGACACACATTCACTGCCATCCCAtgtgtatgaacacacacacacacacacacacacacacacacagtcatccaGCTAGCGTTGTGTTTCTGTGCATCTCTGCTGAAGAGAACGTTTCTCCTCTTTCTCTTAATTATAGTTGATGATGTTGTGTCTAATTAACGTCCTCTGTGTTAATGTGTCCTGACGTGTCTCCTCCTTCAGACACGCGTGTTCCTCCGCAGGAATCAGACGTGTGTCACGCGTGTGCTCCGTGTCTTCATCAGGACGTTTATCATGTTTGGAGTCGAGCCACATTTATTTCGACAGCACTTTCTACAGTACAGATAGTTTCAGACAGTAAACGCtgctctgctgctctgtgtttcacctCAGATATTGTGATATTGTACTGATACGATCATGACACTGTGAGAGACGGGTCACActtgtgttttctgtgtttcagCGTGTGCAGAACGTGTTTGTGGAGTTCAGTCATCAGGATCTGCTGGACTTCTACAATCAGGTCAGACCGAGTCTCTGGTGTGTCCTGGTGCTCAGCGTGTTCAGAcgctcacgtgtgtgtgtgtgtgtgtgtgttacagatggAGATGATTCAGACTCAGCTGGACTCGCTCAGCTGATTCAGCCTCCGTCTGCTATCCCATGATGCCTCTGGTTCAGTCGTCTCTGTCTGTATATATGAGGCTGAAGCTGTTCACCAGTGTTTCATTAAAGATGCTTTTCCTCTGAAGGTTCAGTGTCTATATTTATGACTTGGGACGCTTTTCTCAGTTTCTGGGGAGAAACGCAAGACTTTTTAAGATCAGGTAAAGAACATCTGAGGAATGTGTTGTGTATAAAACAGTACGTCAGTAAGGTTTCTAAATGTGAATGTCTCGTTTTTTCAAACACTTCAAAGTTCAAAGAAAACATAATAACTTATTACAGAGGAGTTCATCAACAGTGCTCCCAGATACTTAAATATGGCAGtaatttgtcttgtttttatattACAAATCCTTAAACAGTTAGTCATTTACTTTACTCAGAAGCAGAACTAATACACGGAGAGACCGAAGACGCTCTTACCTTCATCTCTCATGAACTCATTATCAAGTGCATTAACTCATCCTGGTCTTATCCTGCAAAGATGTTTGTCCTCAATTTGTTCATCAGTGTCTAAATGAAAATGACTGGATGTCCTCTACACTCTTTACGATGAGAGTTTCACAGCAGTGCCTTAGAAGAGCCACTTCTGAGATcagttttatcaaataaaaaaaacatgtttttctgtGTGTTAATGATATTTTCATCATCTTTTTGTGCGATGGATGTTTGGTTTGACGGTCACACATGATcagtaaatcaatatttaaagtcTTTCTAAAATCTGGCCAGTAGTTAAAGTTGCAGTCGAGTCACATTAATCTGTGTAGAGCGTTTTATGATACACATATAGAGGAAGTGGTGCTGATGCTGGGACACACTCCTGGAGTCCCTGACAGCGCTGAAGAAACGATTGAGAAGTGCTCCTCTGCTTCCTGCGGACCTCACTTCTGTTCCTCGTGTGTCTGGTGAATTAATACATGTAAACAGATAATGATAGTTTTGTCCCATGCAGTAAAAACTAGTAAGGGAATTATTTCTGACCAATGCACATTTTTAATATGTGTTGTAAACGGTGAATCtcgattaaatacatttttgaaaatgtaaatatatttagtttatttagtaaattttaaaatgtatttcagaaCAAGAACAACACATTTTCACTCTTACAATAGCCCTGATTTAGACTATATCCTAAACCTAGACCtagtaatgttacatttttatataaattgtaatattgcaATATTCTTTGGAACACTGTaccttttatttaatcattttcttgGACTGAAATATATAGAGGATGATATTTTGaaggataaaatatatataaatagttttctTTTGTTGTGTTTAGTGTGTTTCTTCTGTCTGTCTTGCAGACTGACCATGCATTTCCTTCAGGAACAGCTCTGATGATAAGAACTGTTCTCACAGATTGCATCTCAACTATCAGTAGGCTCATGTTTTGTCTTACTTCACTAGCAAGTATTTTCACTTTTTATATTTGGGTAAAAAAAACAATGCGGTAAGACAAATATACAAAAGATACAAtctatgaaaacacacacatatgctgtGACAGGCAAACTACATATTTTCCAGTTTAAGGACCCTCCTGAGTCACAAATGAACCCGAAACATCATGAGACCCACATTAGAGCGTGAGAATCCCTCGATGGAGTCTCTCGTCAAACACAGACGTCTGAACATCAGATCTGAGACGAGAAGAGGTCAGGGAGGTCAGTCTGATCTCTGGTTGGTGATCGACACCGTTCTTGATGTGTGTCGAGATCCGTGTACATCTAAACGACCGATCTCTGCTTAAAGATCCTTCACACCTGAAGTGTGGGATAAACTACATACAGTATAGTGTTTCTTACCGAGCAATAAATCTGCAGGAATGAATCGGCTGAAAGAAGTTTCTGAGGACAATCATGACGAACCAAGTGTTGAGAAACCTCACAAATCTGCCCTGGTTTAAACTTTTCTCAATAATTGCTCTTTTCCACTGAATTAAATcacattctctgaaaacaagcttTGATATCTCGAGCAGTGCTGCTTTTCTAGCACATTTATCTCAGCCTTTTTgatattttaactggaaaacaagataaaaaggACTAATTAAAAACTGATCTGGGTCATTCTATCAGTGGAGTGTCTCCTAATAATAACATCATGTTTGGATGAATGGTAATGAACCTCCGGAGGAAACACAGTTCCTCAAATCCTGAAGCAGAGCGACACACACATCAACAGATGAGCTCTAAACGGATTAAAGCACACAGCATTCCCTTATTATTTATTCCCCTCATGTCGATCCAGACCATATGCTGATTGATTCTGGTTTAGGAGGTCACTGAGTGTTTTAGCAAGTGAAGACAGAATCGAGATGTTTGTGAGtttctgtgattgtgtgtgaatGCCGAAGCATTGCAGAGTCTGAAGAAAGACAGAAATCTTTGTGTGAAACCGGATCTGAGAGACAGATGGAGAAAATGTGTTTCTGCCGGATTTTCCTCATGGATCTGCGGGCACCTGGATTTGGGAAACAGGATTAGCGGGTGTGTAATTATGGCTgctatagagtgtgtgtgtgtgtgtgtgtgtgagagtgcttATAATCCTCATGTCTATAGGGGTGAAGTTTTCAAGTCCCAGTTGACTTACCGCCTCAAGTATAGCTGTGTCATTTGAGGGCATTATTTGCAAATTTAGAATTTATATTAGAACTTCTCCTGttgccaaaaaatatttttcagaacaaAGGTGGAACTTCAGAACCGAAACGTTCTACTGGCCTTCATGATTTCCATGAATCTGCCAACAGAACTCAGGACGAGTGTAAGGATGTGAGATGTTGCATGAGCGGTGCTAGTCACCCGAAAAAGACTGGGCTCCAATTAAGGCCTGTTAGCCCCAGACCACCGCCCCTGCGTGCTGTCCGAGTGGACCCAGGGGGGCTGGACACTCACCGTACAAGTGACCCTTCGTTAACACCGCAAGGTATCCGGGtcacctgaaaaaaataatatcttcAACTGAGAAATAGACTTTTTGACTAAATGAAGACCGAAAGTACCAGACTGGAGGATGCACATCAAGCTTCTATCAGCCACCGTCTCTTCATCCTCACCAGAGCTTTGCCTAAAACCATCTATGCATCCCAATCTTTGACCTAGTTACCTCCTCCATGGTAACATTATCatcgtattttattatttatatatcccTAAACCAATTCCCTTCATACCAGCTTCCAAGCTaagtagctaatattaagaaatattttgtgcttttactttttaaaatgttggtaacgttacagttaatgcttacaaactttggagattttgaatacagaagttacatttgttatggtgtattttcatttagatgtggtattattatttgtgcGGTAAGATTAATTACTGAACacattaattaagattattaagtaataaattcattttaaacagcatggaatagattgtataatatgctgttataacagcatattatataatct
This genomic window from Carassius auratus strain Wakin chromosome 33, ASM336829v1, whole genome shotgun sequence contains:
- the commd10 gene encoding COMM domain-containing protein 10 isoform X2, encoding MSSIIPETQSIKEAVIHINSIDSSKFSRLLSRILQKLHLKGERSFSEEEEEKLQSALSLEKHTLHLLVETLSFILEQAVYHNIKPASLRQQLENICVEADRAEVFAHVWASAAPDVLDKIRLGIFAPKKLDHVGWQLCLQMASSSRSRLKEPHAVLDLGLRTEDDAERVQNVFVEFSHQDLLDFYNQMEMIQTQLDSLS
- the commd10 gene encoding COMM domain-containing protein 10 isoform X1 — translated: MSSIIPETQSIKEAVIHINSIDSSKFSRLLSRILQKLHLKGERSFSEEEEEKLQSALSLEKHTLHLLVETLSFILEQAVYHNIKPASLRQQLENICVEADRAEVFAHVWASAAPDVLDKIRLGIFAPKKLDHVGWQLCLQMASSSRSRLKEPHAVLDLGLRTEDDAEVNTERVQNVFVEFSHQDLLDFYNQMEMIQTQLDSLS